A genomic region of Bacillota bacterium contains the following coding sequences:
- a CDS encoding RNA polymerase sporulation sigma factor SigH (DNA-dependent RNA polymerase catalyzes the transcription of DNA into RNA using the four ribonucleoside triphosphates as substrates) translates to EIADDLSRHVKSVDNALQRVKRKLERYLERREQEMYP, encoded by the coding sequence GGAGATTGCCGACGACCTCTCCCGCCATGTAAAATCGGTGGACAACGCGCTCCAGCGGGTGAAGCGCAAGCTCGAGCGGTACCTCGAGCGGCGCGAGCAAGAGATGTACCCGTAA